Proteins encoded together in one Salmo salar chromosome ssa08, Ssal_v3.1, whole genome shotgun sequence window:
- the LOC106609896 gene encoding pre-mRNA-processing factor 19: MSLVCAISNEVPEHPCVSPVSNQVFERRLIEKYIAENGTDPMNRQPLSEEQLIDIKVSHPIRPKAPSSTSIPAILKALQDEWDAVMLHSFTLRQQLQTTRQELSHALYQHDAACRVIARLTKEVTAAREALATLKPQAGLVVAQAVASQPSVTAGGAGEPMDVSEQVGMMPEIIQKLQDKATVLTTERKKRGKTVPEELVRTEDLSKYRQVATHAGLHSASVPGILSLDLCPSDTNKVLTGGADKNVVVFDKKEEQIIATLKGHTKKVTSVIYHPSQSVVFSASPDSTIRVWSVTGGNCVQVVRAHEASVTGLSLHATGDYLLSSSEDQYWAFSDIQTGRVLTKVTDEATGCALTCAQFHPDGLIFGTGTADSQIKIWDLKERTNVANFPGHIGPVTSIAFSENGYYLATGAQDSSVKLWDLRKLKNFKTITLDNNYEVKSLVFDQSGTYLAVGGTDIRVYICKQWSEVLNFTEHTGVVTGVAFGEHAQFLTSTGMDRSLKFYSL, encoded by the exons ATGTCCCTGGTTTGTGCAA TCTCGAATGAGGTGCCGGAGCACCCCTGCGTGTCGCCGGTGTCCAACCAGGTGTTCGAGCGGCGGCTGATTGAGAAGTACATCGCCGAGAATGGAACCGACCCTATGAATAGGCAGCCTCTTTCAGAGGAACAGCTGATAGACATTAAAG TCTCTCACCCCATCAGACCCAAAGCTCCCTCATCCACCAGTATCCCAGCCATCCTCAAAGCTCTGCAGGACGAGTGG GATGCGGTGATGCTCCACAGTTTCACCTTGAGGCAGCAGTTACAGACGACACGTCAGGAGTTAAGCCACGCCCTCTACCAGCACGACGCCGCCTGCAGGGTCATCGCCCGTCTCACCAAGGAGGTCACTGCCGccagagagg CTCTGGCCACTCTGAAGCCACAGGCGGGATTGGTGGTGGCTCAGGCAGTCGCTTCCCAGCCCTCTGTCACG GCTGGAGGTGCAGGAGAGCCCATGGACGTCAGTGAGCAGGTGGGAATGATGCCAGAGATCATACAGAAG CTGCAAGACAAGGCCACTGTCCTGACCACGGAGAGAAAGAAG AGAGGAAAGACGGTTCCAGAAGAGCTGGTCCGAACGGAGGACCTCAGCAAGTACAGACAAGTGGCTACCcatgct ggTCTCCACAGTGCCAGTGTGCCTGGGATCCTGTCTCTGGACCTGTGTCCCTCCGACACCAACAAAGTGCTCACTG gcGGGGCTGATAAGAACGTGGTGGTGTTTGATAAGAAGGAGGAGCAGATCATCGCCACCCTGAAAGGACACACCAAGAAGGTCACCTCTGTCATCTACCACCCCTctcag tcGGTAGTGTTCTCGGCCTCTCCAGACAGCACTATCCGTGTGTGGTCCGTTACCGGGGGCAACTGTGTCCAGGTGGTGCGGGCTCACGAGGCGAGCGTCACTGGGCTCTCCCTCCACGCCACCGGAGACTACCTGCTCAGCTCCTCCGAGGatcag tacTGGGCCTTCTCTGACATCCAAACAGGTCGTGTTCTCACCAAAGTCACTGATGAGGCTACAGGATGTG CTCTGACCTGTGCTCAGTTCCACCCTGACGGTCTGATCTTCGGGACGGGGACGGCCGACTCTCAGATCAAGATCTGGGACCTGAAGGAGCGCACCAACGTGGCCAACTTCCCTGGCCACATCGGCCCCGTCACCTCCATCGCCTTCTCTGAGAACGGATACTACCTGGCTACAG GTGCCCAGGACAGCTCAGTGAAGCTCTGGGATCTGAGGAAGCTGAAAAACTTCAAAACCATCACCCTGGACAACAACTATGAA gTGAAGTCCCTGGTGTTTGACCAGAGTGGGACGTACCTGGCTGTGGGTGGCACTGACATCAGGGTCTACATCTGTAAGCAGTGGTCCGAGGTCCTCAACTTCACAG aacacactggggtGGTGACTGGCGTGGCGTTCGGGGAGCACGCCCAGTTCCTCACCTCCACCGGAATGGACAGGAGCCTCAAGTTCTACAGCCTGTAA
- the LOC106609894 gene encoding DNA-directed RNA polymerase II subunit RPB1 translates to MMWSLWILLGTVLSVGGYVVPDLHRRLSHGRQLKIYLPKSAEKLEFTPAAEPLKTYLYWERGSRSTRGKVSGTGTDRNWYLDKVTYKDQGTYVQRDYWNKEISSLKVAVTTRREYTKCVAGEELHISLEGINQADATLSFSGANVNVTLVQDGAVVAQDLPDYWNRVKTLSTKISIQNVNTSDVGHYTLKDTRDRVVSIVRMELTDKHESEAGNPLMALLLLLGIPAGICFCCRKRIFKNKSPDTTTIQLDNPETLHPPPGYNTPGGGVSPGPGVPTFYHGPGPDPNMEGYPQVHPPPNPGMPGQPQWTGPPPQPCFNPGYPPQDPMYPPAQPPQWNGPPPNQPQYNPGAPPMGYAPVMYSAPSGKEEIKMENMSPADPLLAHPPPQVPPPTSEALHSTDGAFQFNIDTGKNPPTNFL, encoded by the exons ATGATGTGGAGTCTTTGGATCCTGCTGGGCACTGTTCTCAGTGTGG GTGGCTACGTGGTGCCCGACCTGCACAGGCGTCTGTCCCACGGGCGTCAGCTGAAGATCTACCTCCCGAAGAGTGCTGAGAAGCTGGAGTTCACCCCCGCTGCAGAGCCCCTGAAGACATACCTGTACTGGGAACGTGGATCCCGGTCCACCAGGGGAAAGGTGTCTGGGACAGGAACCGACAGGAACTGGTATCTGGACAAA GTGACTTACAAGGACCAGGGGACCTATGTCCAGAGAGACTACTGGAACAAGGAGATCTCCTCACTCAAAGTGGCTGTGACCA CCAGGCGTGAGTACACAAAGTGCGTGGCGGGCGAGGAACTCCACATCTCATTGGAAGGCATCAACCAGGCCGACGCCACGCTCTCCTTCTCAGGTGCCAACGTCAACGTCACCCTGGTGCAGGATGGGGCAGTGGTGGCCCAGGACCTCCCGGACTACTGGAACCGGGTCAAGACCCTTTCCACCAAGATCAGCATCCAGAATGTCAACACCTCGGACGTGGGCCACTACACGCTGAAGGACACGAGAGACCGGGTGGTCTCCATCGTCAGGATGGAACTCACAG ACAAACATGAGAGTGAAGCAGGCAACCCCCTCAtggccctcctcctcctgcttggTATACCCGCCGGTATCTGCTTCTGTTGCCGGAAGAGGATCTTCAAGAACAAATCCCCCGACACCACCACCATCCAGCTGGACAACCCCGAGACTCTGCACCCCCCTCCCGGCTACAACACGCCCGGAGGAGGGGTGTCCCCTGGACCTGGTGTCCCG ACGTTCTATCATGGCCCAGGCCCAGATCCTAACATG GAAGGTTACCCTCAGGTTCACCCTCCCCCCAACCCTGGGATGCCAGGCCAGCCTCAATGGACCGGACCACCACCTCAACCA TGCTTCAACCCAGGCTACCCCCCCCAGGACCCTATGTACCCCCCTGCCCAGCCCCCACAGTggaatggcccaccacccaatCAGCCACAGTACAACCCTGGTGCTCCTCCGATG gggtaTGCGCCGGTGATGTACAGCGCCCCCTCAGGGAAGGAGGAGATAAAGATGGAGAACATGTCTCCTGCTGATCCCCTCCTTGCCCATCCACCACCCCAG GTCCCCCCGCCCACCTCTGAAGCTCTGCACTCCACAGACGGAGCCTTCCAGTTCAACATCGACACCGGAAAGAACCCCCCCACCAACTTCCTGTAG
- the LOC106609895 gene encoding transmembrane protein 109, translated as MKVSFVVCVLSTMVVSCSGENSRFEKSFNSSPGMMQVLRETLTDLSEEAHGYLVHLVGARSVETAQKCFFQGLKYLAEAAASGVNVVMKYLAQFLMAAGVDVEMPVNSITPDAVVYISQWLLLALIGYWLLSLAFRLVASTLRRVLWLLKLGVVLGLFCLILSDRSAGTETTALRLAGLVSVCVLLGIGHSGTGGDKTYLEDQVRVLERRVREMERRKEK; from the exons ATGAAAGTGTCTTTCGTCGTGTGTGTGCTGAGCACCATGGTAGTTTCTTGTTCGGGAGAAAATAGTCGCTTCGAGAAGTCATTCAACTCTTCCCCGGGAATGATGCAAGTCCTCCGGGAGACGCTCACGGATTTGTCCGAGGAGGCGCACGGTTACCTGGTCCACCTTGTCGGGGCGCGGTCCGTTGAAACTGCACAGAAG TGTTTCTTTCAGGGACTCAAGTATCTGGCTGAGGCAGCGGCCAGTGGAGTGAATGTGGTTATGAAGTACCTCGCCCAGTTCCTGATGGCAgcaggagttgatg tTGAAATGCCTGTTAACAGTATCACCCCAGATGCTGTGGTCTATATCAGTCAGTGGCTTCTGCTGGCTCTCATTGGCTACTGGCTGCTGTCCCTGGCCTTCCGATTGGTGGCGTCCACTCTGAGGCGGGTCCTGTGGCTACTGAAGCTGGGTGTGGTTTTAGGACTGTTTTGCCTGATTCTAAGTGACCGCAGTGCTGGAACAGAGACTACGGCGCTGCGATTGGCCGGCCTGGTGAGCGTCTGCGTCCTATTGGGTATCGGGCATTCTGGCACCGGAGGCGACAAAACCTACCTGGAGGATCAAGTGAGGGTGCTAGAGAGACGagtgagagaaatggagaggaggaaagagaagtga